Proteins encoded within one genomic window of Lynx canadensis isolate LIC74 chromosome B4, mLynCan4.pri.v2, whole genome shotgun sequence:
- the SLC25A3 gene encoding phosphate carrier protein, mitochondrial isoform X1 yields MFSSVAHLARANPFNAPHLQLVHDGLAGPRSSPAGPPGPPRRSRNLAAAAVEEQYSCDYGSGRFFILCGLGGIISCGTTHTALVPLDLVKCRMQVDPQKYKGIFNGFSVTLKEDGVRGLAKGWAPTFIGYSMQGLCKFGFYEVFKVLYSNMLGEENAYLWRTSLYLAASASAEFFADIALAPMEAAKVRIQTQPGYANTLRDAAPKMYKEEGLKAFYKGVAPLWMRQIPYTMMKFACFERTVEALYKFVVPKPRSECSKPEQLVVTFVAGYIAGVFCAIVSHPADSVVSVLNKEKGSSASQVLQRLGFKGVWKGLFARIIMIGTLTALQWFIYDSVKVYFRLPRPPPPEMPESLKKKLGLTQ; encoded by the exons ATGTTCTCGTCTGTGGCGCATCTGGCGCGGGCAAACCCCTTCAACGCGCCCCACCTGCAGCTGGTACACGATGGCCTCGCGGGCCCCCGCAGCAGCCCCGCGGGGCCTCCGGGTCCGCCCCGCCGCTCCCGCAACCTGGCAGCAGCCGCTGTGGAAG AGCAGTATAGCTGTGACTATGGATCTGGCAGATTCTTTATCCTTTGTGGACTTGGAGGAATTATTAGCTGTGGCACAACACATACAGCATTGGTTCCTCTAGATCTGGTTAAATGCAGAATGCAG gTGGACCCCCAAAAGTACAAGGGCATATTTAATGGATTCTCAGTTACACTGAAAGAGGATGGTGTTCGTGGTTTGGCTAAAGGATGGGCTCCGACTTTCATTGGCTACTCTATGCAGGGGCTCTGCAAGTTTGGCTTTTATGAAGTTTTCAAAGTCTTGTATAGCAACATGCTTGGAGAG GAGAATGCCTATCTCTGGCGCACATCACTGTATTTGGCTGCCTCTGCCAGTGCTGAATTCTTTGCTGACATTGCCCTGGCTCCTATGGAAGCTGCTAAGGTTCGAATTCAAACCCAACCAGGTTATGCCAACACTTTGAGGGATGCAGctcccaaaatgtataaagaagaagGTTTAAAAGC ATTCTACAAGGGAGTTGCTCCTCTCTGGATGAGACAGATACCATACACCATGATGAAATTTGCGTGCTTTGAACGTACTGTTGAAGCATTGTACAAGTTTGTGGTTCCCAAGCCCCGAAGTGAATGTTCAAAGCCAGAGCAACTGGTTGTAACATTTGTGGCAGGTTACATAG CTGGAGTCTTCTGTGCAATTGTTTCTCACCCTGCTGATTCTGTGGTATCTGTGttgaataaagagaaaggtaGCAGTGCTTCTCAAGTCCTCCAGAGACTTGGATTTAAAG GTGTATGGAAGGGACTCTTTGCCCGTATCATCATGATTGGCACTCTGACTGCGCTACAGTGGTTCATCTATGACTCTGTGAAGGTCTACTTCAGGCTCCCTCGCCCTCCTCCACCTGAGATGCCAGAGTCTCTGAAGAAGAAGCTCGGGTTAACTCAGTAG
- the SLC25A3 gene encoding phosphate carrier protein, mitochondrial isoform X2: MFSSVAHLARANPFNAPHLQLVHDGLAGPRSSPAGPPGPPRRSRNLAAAAVEEYSCEYGSMKFYALCGFGGVLSCGLTHTAVVPLDLVKCRMQVDPQKYKGIFNGFSVTLKEDGVRGLAKGWAPTFIGYSMQGLCKFGFYEVFKVLYSNMLGEENAYLWRTSLYLAASASAEFFADIALAPMEAAKVRIQTQPGYANTLRDAAPKMYKEEGLKAFYKGVAPLWMRQIPYTMMKFACFERTVEALYKFVVPKPRSECSKPEQLVVTFVAGYIAGVFCAIVSHPADSVVSVLNKEKGSSASQVLQRLGFKGVWKGLFARIIMIGTLTALQWFIYDSVKVYFRLPRPPPPEMPESLKKKLGLTQ, translated from the exons ATGTTCTCGTCTGTGGCGCATCTGGCGCGGGCAAACCCCTTCAACGCGCCCCACCTGCAGCTGGTACACGATGGCCTCGCGGGCCCCCGCAGCAGCCCCGCGGGGCCTCCGGGTCCGCCCCGCCGCTCCCGCAACCTGGCAGCAGCCGCTGTGGAAG AGTACAGTTGCGAATATGGCTCCATGAAGTTTTATGCACTGTGTGGCTTTGGTGGGGTCTTAAGTTGTGGTCTGACACACACTGCTGTCGTTCCTCTGGATTTAGTGAAATGCCGTATGCAG gTGGACCCCCAAAAGTACAAGGGCATATTTAATGGATTCTCAGTTACACTGAAAGAGGATGGTGTTCGTGGTTTGGCTAAAGGATGGGCTCCGACTTTCATTGGCTACTCTATGCAGGGGCTCTGCAAGTTTGGCTTTTATGAAGTTTTCAAAGTCTTGTATAGCAACATGCTTGGAGAG GAGAATGCCTATCTCTGGCGCACATCACTGTATTTGGCTGCCTCTGCCAGTGCTGAATTCTTTGCTGACATTGCCCTGGCTCCTATGGAAGCTGCTAAGGTTCGAATTCAAACCCAACCAGGTTATGCCAACACTTTGAGGGATGCAGctcccaaaatgtataaagaagaagGTTTAAAAGC ATTCTACAAGGGAGTTGCTCCTCTCTGGATGAGACAGATACCATACACCATGATGAAATTTGCGTGCTTTGAACGTACTGTTGAAGCATTGTACAAGTTTGTGGTTCCCAAGCCCCGAAGTGAATGTTCAAAGCCAGAGCAACTGGTTGTAACATTTGTGGCAGGTTACATAG CTGGAGTCTTCTGTGCAATTGTTTCTCACCCTGCTGATTCTGTGGTATCTGTGttgaataaagagaaaggtaGCAGTGCTTCTCAAGTCCTCCAGAGACTTGGATTTAAAG GTGTATGGAAGGGACTCTTTGCCCGTATCATCATGATTGGCACTCTGACTGCGCTACAGTGGTTCATCTATGACTCTGTGAAGGTCTACTTCAGGCTCCCTCGCCCTCCTCCACCTGAGATGCCAGAGTCTCTGAAGAAGAAGCTCGGGTTAACTCAGTAG